The following nucleotide sequence is from Acidovorax radicis.
GCCAGTTGGTGACGGCGGAATAGCGTTGCGTGATGCGGTGCGGTGTGAGGCAGTGCGGATGTGTAGTGCACCCATCTACCTGCTAAGGCTACGAAGGCGGCCGCAGCCGCGTCATCGCGCGTGTTTGGCGAACTTGCCCGCAAAGGCCTGCGCAATGCTCAGCCCACGCTGCCCGGGCACGAGTGTGGCGGTCTGCCCGGCGGCGATGGTGCCGGGCCGGTCCACAGCCAGGTAGTAGCCGCAGCAACCCGCCACGGCCATGGCACGGCCTGCCTGGGCAAAACCCATCACTGCGGTGAACTTGAAGCAGGGCTCGCGGGGCGCCGTCACACGCAGCACGCAGTCGGGGAAATGCCATTCGTCCCCGACAAACACGTCATGCTCCAGCGGCCCGTCGATGGTGAGGTTCTCGCCCAGGAAGCCCGGCGGCAGTGCTTCGTCGAACAAGCTCACCCCCCGTTCGCTGCGCTGGGTTTGCCAGAAGGCATAGTGCGAGGCAGGGTAGGCATACACGGCTTTACCCAGGCCGCCATGCACGCTCAGGTCGGCCTGTTCATCGCCTGCCAGCCCCAGCGGGCCCACAGCCACCGAGCCCGTGACCGAAGCCTTGCCGATCGCGGTGAGCACCGAGCGCTCACCTACTTTCAAGCGCCGTGCCGAGCCGATATTGACTTGGCGCACGGTGATGGTGGTGGTCATCACAGCGGGTGCTCGGTGTAGAACTTGCCCCCGTGGTACAGCAGGGGCGATGCGCCCTCGCGGTGCTCGCAGCGCTCTACCTCGCCCACAAAGATGGTGTGATCGCCCTCCTTGTATTGGCTGCGGTTGAAGCACTCGAACGTGGCGGCGGCACCCGCAAGCAGCGGGGCTCCGCTGATGCCGGGGTGGTGTTCCAGGCCTGCCCAGCGGTCAATGCCGCGTGTGGCAAAACGGTCGGCCAGCGCCTTCTGGTCTGCGGCCAGTACATGGATGGCGTAATGCGAACCGTCGGCGAATGCGGGCATGGTGCTGGCACCGTGTGACAGGCTCCACAACACCAAAGGGGGTGTCAGCGACACCGAATTGAACGAACTGGCGGTCAACCCGACCAGCTCTCCCTTCGCATTGCGGGCCGTAACAATGGTCACGCCCGTGGCGAACATGCCCAGTGCGTCGCGAAACTCGCGGGTCGAGAAACTCGGAGGCAGTGCAAGAACAGGGCGGGGAGGCGTGGGGTTCACAAAAGCAGCGCGATGGTGGCGCAAGGGGGGATGCAACTATTATCGGGCGCTGCCCGCCACCGCGCTGTCGCGGGGTTTCCTTCTGTTTTCCACCCTTGACTGCATGGCTGCTCTACCAACCTTCACTTTGCTGGGCTCCGGCCACACCGTTTTGATGCTGCACGATGCCGATGGCGGCCATCTCACGTTTGCGCCCCAGGTGGAAACGCTGGCCGCCGCCGGTTACCGCGCCGTGGCCTGGGATATGCCTGGTTATGGCTACAGCGCCCCCGTGGAACCCTACACCTTCAAGGCCTTGGCCCAGAGTTGTTTCGAACTGATTGACGCCCTGCAGTGTGGGCCGGTCACGCTGGTGGGGCACGGCATGGGGGCGATGGTAGCGCTGGAGGCCGCCGTGCGACGCCCAGCGCTTGCACACCGACTGGTGTTGTGCGCGGGCGGGCCCGCGCTGGACGCACAGTCGACGCAGGACTGGGTGGCGCCGCGCCTGCGGGCCGTCCACGCGCTCGGGGGTGGATCGACCATGGAGCAACTGGCACAGATACTGGTGCCGCAATTCATCGGTGCAGGGGCCTTGCCTGAGGGTGCACGGCTGGCAGAGCACGCGCTGGGCCAGGTGTACGCAGGGGTCTACCGGCGCGCGCTGGAAGCCCTGCCGACCTTCGACCGCAACGTGTCGGACTTTGTCCACCTGACCATGCCCACGTTGCTGGTGGCGGGAGCCCTGGACCGCTGTGCACCTGCCGCCGCACTGGAGGCCTTGGCGCAGGTGTTGCCCGACGCGCGCACGCTCGTACTGCCCCACGTGGGGCACTGGCCGCAGCTGGAAGACCCTGAGGGGTTTGACGGCGCTCTGCTGGATTTCCTGGCCCGTCAGCGGGTGTGGCATTGAGCGCTGCCACCTGTCACCGCAGGCATTTTTTTGAGCGACGCGTCTGATCGACACGTGCGCTTTAGAGGTCGGGGCGGAATGGGCTGCTGGCCACAAGGGCAGCCGCAGCAGCGCGGCTTTTGGGGCAGTGAAGGAATACGCCTGCCCAGCAGGCCCATCACACTGCCCAGCGCAATCATCGTGGCGCACCCCAGCCACAGATTCATCGGCAGCGACAGCAACCCCCAACTGAGGACGAAAGTGGGTGTCAGGCGGGCGAGGGGCTCTGCGGCGGCGTGCTGCCACCCCGGCCACTGTGCGCCCGGGCTCGAAGAAAATAGGGTCTGTTTGCACAGGCAGGATCGCCGCCTCTATGTTGTTTGCCCTCAAGAAAATTCTGTCAGCGTTGCTGCTGCCACCCGTGTCGAGCGTCCTGCTCGCGTTTGTCGGACTGTGGATTGCCCGCTATCACCGCCGCACGGGCCTCACCGTGATGGTGCTGTCGTTGCTGTCCGTGCTGGCGCTGTCGTGGCCGCCGGTGTCCGATGCGCTGGTGCGCAGCCTGGAGCGGTATCCCGCGGTGACCCCTGCACAGTTGGCCCGGGTGCAAGCCATTGTGGTGTTGGGCGGTGGGGCGGATATCGTGGCGCCGGAGTATGGGGTGGACGTGCTCAGCCGGGGCTCCCGCGAGCGGGTGCGCTATGCGGCGTACCTGCAGCAACAGACAGGGTTGCCTCTGCTGGCGACTGGAGGCTCCAGTGGTGGCATGCGGGCCGAGGCGCTCGTTATGAAAGACGTGGTGGAGCGTGATTTCAAAGGCCGGGTGCGCTGGACGGAGGCGCAATCGCTCGATACCCGCAGCAACGCCGAACACTCCGCCGCCATGCTCAAGGCGGTGGGCATTCAACACATTGCCCTTGTCACCCATGGCTGGCATATGGTGCGTGCCACCGGGGATTTTGAGCGGGCGGGGTTGCAGGTGCTGCCTGCACCCATGGGGTTCAAGGGAGGGCAGGCCCGCAAGCTCTACCGCGCATTGCCCCGGGCGTCCGCCCTGGCCGACAGCAGTCTGGCCTTGCATGAATGGCTGGGCATTCTTGTGCAGCGCGGATCGCCGCGCGCGGACTGACAGGGTCAGGCCGTGGCCGACGCGAGCAGGAACTTGCGCGCCTCAGCGATGGCCTGCGCATCCGCCTGCACCGCTCCTGGCGGCCCCCCCTTGCCCCACAGTGCGCCGCCCCAGGTCATGGACAGGAACTGCGCACACAGCGCCACCGAGTCGATTATCGGCTGCGCCTTGGCGCGGTCGCCGCTGGTGGTGATGAGCGAGAGCGTCTTGGTGCCCATGGGCTCCTTGAAGGCCAGGCCGGGCACGCGCATCCAGGCGCTCCAGTGGTCCAGATAAGTCTTGAGCGGTGAAGGGATGCTGAACCAGTACACGGGCGAGACAAACACGATGTGGTCGGCCGCCAGCGTGGCTTCCAGCAGCGTCTTCATGTCGCCCTCGGGCGGCGCGTAGGTGCCGGTGGTGTGGCGCTGGTCCACAAAGGGTGGCAGCGCCATGTGCGCCAGGTTCAGCCAGGTCTGTGGGCTTCCGGGCGGCAGTGCTTGTGCGGCCTGGCGCGCCAGCCATTCGGTGTTGCCGACATGGCCCGGCTCGCGGGTGGAGGTGGTGAGAAACAGGGTGTGGGGTGCAGACATGCCAGGATCCTACCGGCCCGGGTTGTTGTCTGCAGCCCTCGGCTTTTTCAGGCTGCGACCACGGTGCGTGGCGCGCGGGGCGCCTGTTCCCCCAGAAAGCCGAAGTTCATGGCCGGTTGCTCTCCGCTGATGAGCTCGGCCAGTGCCTTGCCCGAGCCCGCGCCGTGCGTCCAGCCCAGTGTGCCGTGACCGGCATTGACCCAGAGCTTGCCCACGCGCGTTTGGCCAATGAACGGGATGTTGGTGGGCGTAGCGGGCCGCAGGCCGGTCCAGTATTGCGGATCGCCACCCTGCTCGGGCGTGCGGGTGTCGCACACGCCGGGCAGGATGGCCTCGATGCGGCGCGACAGCATATGGCAGCGCGCGCGGGCCAGGGAGCTGTCGAGCGTCAGGTCCCAGCCGTTGAGCTCGATGGTGCCTGC
It contains:
- a CDS encoding MOSC domain-containing protein, whose translation is MTTTITVRQVNIGSARRLKVGERSVLTAIGKASVTGSVAVGPLGLAGDEQADLSVHGGLGKAVYAYPASHYAFWQTQRSERGVSLFDEALPPGFLGENLTIDGPLEHDVFVGDEWHFPDCVLRVTAPREPCFKFTAVMGFAQAGRAMAVAGCCGYYLAVDRPGTIAAGQTATLVPGQRGLSIAQAFAGKFAKHAR
- a CDS encoding alpha/beta fold hydrolase; protein product: MAALPTFTLLGSGHTVLMLHDADGGHLTFAPQVETLAAAGYRAVAWDMPGYGYSAPVEPYTFKALAQSCFELIDALQCGPVTLVGHGMGAMVALEAAVRRPALAHRLVLCAGGPALDAQSTQDWVAPRLRAVHALGGGSTMEQLAQILVPQFIGAGALPEGARLAEHALGQVYAGVYRRALEALPTFDRNVSDFVHLTMPTLLVAGALDRCAPAAALEALAQVLPDARTLVLPHVGHWPQLEDPEGFDGALLDFLARQRVWH
- a CDS encoding flavodoxin family protein — translated: MSAPHTLFLTTSTREPGHVGNTEWLARQAAQALPPGSPQTWLNLAHMALPPFVDQRHTTGTYAPPEGDMKTLLEATLAADHIVFVSPVYWFSIPSPLKTYLDHWSAWMRVPGLAFKEPMGTKTLSLITTSGDRAKAQPIIDSVALCAQFLSMTWGGALWGKGGPPGAVQADAQAIAEARKFLLASATA
- a CDS encoding YdcF family protein, translated to MLFALKKILSALLLPPVSSVLLAFVGLWIARYHRRTGLTVMVLSLLSVLALSWPPVSDALVRSLERYPAVTPAQLARVQAIVVLGGGADIVAPEYGVDVLSRGSRERVRYAAYLQQQTGLPLLATGGSSGGMRAEALVMKDVVERDFKGRVRWTEAQSLDTRSNAEHSAAMLKAVGIQHIALVTHGWHMVRATGDFERAGLQVLPAPMGFKGGQARKLYRALPRASALADSSLALHEWLGILVQRGSPRAD
- a CDS encoding flavin reductase family protein, which gives rise to MNPTPPRPVLALPPSFSTREFRDALGMFATGVTIVTARNAKGELVGLTASSFNSVSLTPPLVLWSLSHGASTMPAFADGSHYAIHVLAADQKALADRFATRGIDRWAGLEHHPGISGAPLLAGAAATFECFNRSQYKEGDHTIFVGEVERCEHREGASPLLYHGGKFYTEHPL